A window of the Agromyces mariniharenae genome harbors these coding sequences:
- a CDS encoding NfeD family protein: protein MLLPFLIVGGLGLVLLVISLLLGDIFDHFDIGDGAISGTALAVGLVVFGAAGALTVTWGLDLVWAYVLAAVLAVVAYLLSAVAVRSLTRSSDGVPASALGLTGVAKSDVSSSGGEVSLDGPGEIERRLAWSDAPIAEGARIRVIEHAGTRVKVVAD, encoded by the coding sequence TTGCTCCTCCCCTTTCTGATCGTCGGGGGCCTCGGCCTCGTCCTGCTCGTCATCTCGCTCCTGCTCGGCGACATCTTCGATCACTTCGACATCGGCGACGGCGCGATCTCGGGCACGGCGCTCGCCGTCGGCCTGGTGGTCTTCGGGGCGGCCGGCGCACTGACGGTGACCTGGGGGCTCGACCTCGTCTGGGCGTACGTGCTCGCCGCAGTGCTCGCCGTCGTCGCCTACCTGCTGAGTGCCGTCGCGGTGCGCAGCCTGACCCGCAGCTCCGACGGCGTACCGGCGTCGGCCCTGGGACTCACGGGCGTCGCGAAGTCCGACGTGTCGTCGTCGGGCGGCGAGGTCAGCCTCGACGGCCCCGGTGAGATCGAACGGCGGCTCGCCTGGTCGGATGCTCCGATCGCCGAAGGCGCGCGGATCCGCGTGATCGAGCACGCCGGCACGCGGGTCAAGGTCGTCGCCGACTGA
- a CDS encoding DUF4062 domain-containing protein produces the protein MAVDSTAIRTPDQRLRVFVSSTLRELAAERAAARAAIERLMLTPVMFELGSRPHPPRDLYRAYLAQSDIFVGIYGASYGWIAPGEDVSGLEDEYSLAEGMPRLVYLTNGHGSRDGRLEALVDRIRSRDDVSYATFRDPAELEELVARDLALLIGERFDRGRATEPARQGEALPAPVDSFVGRQVDVAAVGDLLLSQRDRLVTLIGPGGVGKTRLAIASAAGAAEAFAAGVHFIDLAPVRDASLVIPAIASSLGVIDVGDGRLEERVATAIGDRPTLLVVDNLEHVLDAAPQLARLLAAAQGAVVLATSRVALGIAGEHRYEVRPLAIRDDRADAAAPGPAEQLFLDRARAAGAVGLGNGDVDDIRAVCRALDGLPLAIELAAARTRLLTPAELRERLERGLDILPEAGPDRPERQRTLARTIDWSVDLLDDEARDAFDVIGVFSGGFDLDAASALIGHDALEPVARLVDASLVVHETAGRSSRFTMLTTVRTASLERAAAEGNTNALADRHAAHFIAVARQQGPRLYGPGGVDTLWGLRADHENLRAAGRTLLDQGRAEELEVLAWRLFPFWWASGRQGEVTAWMRELLARHPLEGRARASALYFTGSITFGDADRTDAVRDLRESAEGFAAVGDVLGEAFARNSLALALADRSVGDLPGADREIARGFALFAERRHPLGESLAHVIHGLLRLAADDVMGAHRAFLRGDEIAAAGRDEFSRAMSEHHVGVAEVLAGDPVTAEPRFKNSLRRSLRLFYVEGIAHALEALCAVAADRGDVERAATLLGAARAARAISGVYNSPPLAAFAQTARRLEDEHGHEPGFAGWVAAGADLGTAAAAAYALGE, from the coding sequence ATGGCGGTGGACTCGACGGCGATCCGGACACCCGACCAGCGGCTCCGCGTGTTCGTCAGCTCGACCCTCCGCGAGCTCGCGGCCGAGCGCGCCGCCGCGCGCGCCGCCATCGAACGCCTGATGCTGACGCCGGTCATGTTCGAGCTCGGCTCCCGCCCGCACCCGCCGCGCGACCTCTACCGCGCCTACCTCGCGCAGAGCGACATCTTCGTCGGCATCTACGGCGCGAGCTACGGGTGGATCGCGCCCGGCGAGGACGTCTCGGGCCTCGAGGACGAATACTCGCTCGCCGAGGGGATGCCGCGCCTCGTCTACCTGACGAACGGGCACGGTTCCCGCGACGGACGACTCGAGGCGCTCGTGGACCGGATCCGAAGCCGGGATGACGTGTCGTACGCCACGTTCCGCGACCCCGCGGAGCTCGAGGAGCTCGTCGCCCGCGATCTGGCACTGCTCATCGGCGAGCGGTTCGACCGGGGCCGCGCGACCGAGCCGGCGCGGCAGGGCGAGGCGCTCCCCGCCCCCGTCGACTCCTTCGTCGGGCGGCAGGTCGATGTCGCGGCGGTCGGCGATCTGCTCCTGTCGCAACGCGATCGTCTCGTGACGCTGATCGGACCGGGCGGAGTGGGCAAGACCCGGCTCGCGATCGCCTCGGCAGCGGGTGCCGCGGAGGCGTTCGCCGCCGGCGTGCACTTCATCGACCTCGCACCGGTGCGCGACGCCTCGCTCGTGATCCCGGCGATCGCGTCGTCGCTCGGGGTCATCGACGTCGGCGACGGGCGCCTCGAGGAGCGGGTGGCCACGGCGATCGGCGATCGGCCGACGCTCCTCGTCGTCGACAACCTCGAGCACGTGCTCGACGCGGCACCGCAGCTCGCGCGACTGCTCGCGGCCGCGCAGGGTGCCGTCGTACTCGCGACGAGCCGCGTCGCCCTGGGCATCGCGGGCGAGCACCGTTACGAGGTGCGCCCGCTCGCGATCCGCGACGACCGAGCGGATGCCGCGGCGCCCGGTCCGGCGGAGCAGTTGTTCCTCGACCGCGCCCGGGCCGCAGGGGCCGTGGGCCTCGGGAACGGCGACGTCGACGACATCCGCGCCGTGTGCCGTGCCCTGGACGGGCTGCCGCTCGCCATCGAGCTGGCCGCCGCGCGCACGCGACTCCTGACGCCGGCCGAGCTTCGCGAGCGACTCGAGCGCGGACTGGACATCCTCCCCGAAGCCGGCCCCGACCGGCCCGAACGGCAGCGCACCCTCGCCCGGACCATCGACTGGAGCGTCGACCTCCTCGATGACGAGGCGCGGGACGCGTTCGACGTGATCGGCGTCTTCTCGGGCGGATTCGACCTCGACGCGGCATCCGCCCTCATCGGTCATGACGCCCTCGAACCCGTGGCGCGGCTCGTGGACGCGAGCCTCGTCGTGCATGAGACCGCTGGCCGGTCGAGCCGGTTCACGATGCTGACGACCGTGCGGACGGCGTCGCTCGAGCGTGCCGCCGCCGAAGGCAACACGAACGCCCTCGCGGATCGCCACGCGGCTCATTTCATCGCGGTCGCTCGCCAGCAGGGTCCGCGGCTCTACGGGCCCGGCGGCGTCGACACGCTCTGGGGACTGCGCGCCGACCACGAGAACCTGCGCGCAGCGGGCCGGACGCTGCTCGACCAGGGACGCGCCGAAGAGCTCGAGGTGCTCGCGTGGCGGCTCTTCCCGTTCTGGTGGGCGAGCGGACGCCAGGGCGAGGTGACCGCCTGGATGCGCGAGCTCCTCGCGCGGCATCCGCTCGAGGGCCGTGCGCGGGCGTCGGCGCTGTACTTCACCGGCTCGATCACCTTCGGCGACGCGGATCGCACCGACGCGGTGCGCGACCTGCGCGAGAGCGCCGAGGGCTTCGCGGCCGTCGGCGACGTGCTCGGCGAGGCGTTCGCGCGCAACTCGCTCGCCCTGGCGCTCGCCGACCGGAGCGTGGGCGACCTGCCGGGGGCGGACCGCGAGATCGCCCGAGGGTTCGCGCTCTTCGCAGAGCGGCGCCATCCGCTCGGCGAGAGCCTGGCGCACGTCATCCACGGCCTGCTGCGGCTGGCGGCCGACGATGTCATGGGCGCGCATCGCGCGTTCCTGCGCGGCGACGAGATCGCCGCGGCCGGACGTGACGAGTTCAGCCGAGCCATGAGCGAGCATCACGTCGGCGTCGCCGAGGTGCTCGCGGGTGACCCGGTCACCGCCGAGCCGCGGTTCAAGAACAGCCTCCGGCGTTCGCTCCGGCTCTTCTACGTCGAGGGCATCGCGCACGCGCTCGAGGCGCTGTGCGCCGTCGCGGCCGATCGCGGCGATGTCGAGCGTGCGGCGACGCTGCTCGGTGCGGCTCGCGCGGCCCGCGCCATCAGCGGCGTCTACAACAGCCCACCGCTCGCCGCCTTCGCACAGACGGCGCGCCGGCTCGAGGACGAGCATGGGCACGAACCCGGGTTCGCCGGGTGGGTGGCGGCGGGTGCGGACCTCGGGACGGCGGCCGCGGCGGCGTACGCGCTCGGCGAGTGA
- a CDS encoding vanadium-dependent haloperoxidase produces MTHQRFVSLVAGTIVASAAFGAYGVSVVPLVASAAPPVAADATAVLHWNQVAATTLAAVPGPNGGAPPAFQINMGMTQGAVYDAVNAIGPKQHQPYLLDKRFGAKASVEAAVATAAYDVLAALVSSAPERAPFPGRAALLAGLATEYATSLDAVADGPFEKQGVAAGHAAASAMLEARVDDGRFGESQWVPDTSPGHWWPLLNAQGQPILDPTPWAGGVEPFLIESQSQFRTEPPPALDSDAYAAEVNEVQALGRATGSTRTEHQTYVAKWWQSAPILSWNEVSRQLIERNELTAADSARLLALQNLSGADAAINCWNDKYFYDFWRPWNSIPRADEDDNPATIAEPGWTALITAPYPDTPSGHNCLDAAHVTVMRMFFGDVIEGGFQITSLSALLTAAEPKVRTFDSFSQPLGELIDARIWAGLHYRFADVQGQLLGANVANYGAANYFQAVGR; encoded by the coding sequence ATGACCCATCAACGATTCGTCAGCCTGGTGGCCGGGACGATCGTGGCATCGGCCGCGTTCGGCGCGTACGGCGTCTCGGTCGTACCGCTCGTGGCATCCGCCGCACCGCCTGTTGCCGCGGACGCCACTGCCGTCCTCCACTGGAACCAGGTCGCGGCGACCACGCTCGCCGCCGTTCCGGGACCGAACGGCGGCGCGCCACCCGCGTTCCAGATCAACATGGGCATGACCCAGGGCGCCGTGTACGACGCGGTGAACGCGATCGGGCCCAAGCAGCATCAGCCCTATCTCCTCGACAAGCGTTTCGGCGCGAAGGCGTCAGTGGAAGCCGCCGTGGCGACCGCCGCCTACGACGTGCTCGCGGCGCTCGTCTCGAGCGCACCGGAACGGGCGCCGTTCCCGGGCCGGGCGGCACTCCTGGCGGGTCTCGCCACCGAATACGCGACCTCGCTCGATGCGGTCGCCGATGGCCCCTTCGAGAAGCAGGGCGTCGCCGCCGGACATGCAGCGGCCAGCGCCATGCTCGAGGCGAGGGTGGACGACGGACGGTTCGGCGAATCCCAGTGGGTTCCCGACACCTCGCCCGGACACTGGTGGCCGCTCCTGAACGCGCAGGGGCAGCCGATCCTCGACCCGACCCCATGGGCCGGCGGTGTCGAACCGTTCCTCATCGAGAGCCAATCGCAGTTCCGCACCGAGCCGCCGCCCGCGCTCGACAGCGACGCCTACGCGGCGGAGGTCAACGAGGTCCAGGCGCTCGGACGAGCCACGGGGTCCACCCGGACGGAGCATCAGACGTACGTCGCCAAGTGGTGGCAGAGCGCGCCCATCCTGAGCTGGAACGAGGTCTCGCGACAGCTCATCGAGCGCAACGAGCTCACCGCCGCCGACAGCGCGAGGCTCCTCGCGCTGCAGAACCTGAGTGGGGCGGATGCCGCGATCAACTGCTGGAACGACAAGTACTTCTACGACTTCTGGCGACCGTGGAACTCGATCCCTCGGGCCGACGAGGACGACAACCCCGCGACCATCGCCGAGCCCGGATGGACGGCCCTGATCACCGCGCCGTACCCCGACACGCCGTCGGGGCACAACTGCCTCGACGCCGCCCACGTCACCGTCATGCGGATGTTCTTCGGCGACGTGATCGAAGGCGGGTTCCAGATCACGAGCCTGTCCGCCCTCCTCACGGCCGCCGAGCCGAAGGTGCGCACCTTCGACTCGTTCTCGCAGCCGCTCGGCGAGCTGATCGACGCGCGCATCTGGGCGGGCCTGCACTATCGCTTCGCAGACGTCCAGGGCCAGCTGCTCGGCGCGAACGTGGCGAACTACGGAGCCGCGAACTACTTCCAGGCGGTGGGCCGCTGA
- a CDS encoding universal stress protein, whose protein sequence is MGWDGGRTAEAALAWAIARAERQPAGARKLRIVRVFDEAAIAGEDRAIEDLVRVAESDADAAGLRVRTEHPSLEVEVEFVRDEPGEALRDRTGDDAVVVVGAENGRTDEYWHSSRLGARLCGMADGPVAVIPTDDPGSRSGVLVAVDHGLAAQGLCRFAAAFAASAGESLHAMHIGSRSHTVGVDVEELEDALGPARREFPDLEIVTHVESGPTATTLLRRAEDHDTVVVGSRGLGAVGRMFLGSVSHAMVTNARCPTIVVPPARR, encoded by the coding sequence CGCCCGAGCCGAGCGGCAGCCCGCGGGAGCACGGAAGCTCAGGATCGTGCGCGTGTTCGACGAGGCCGCGATCGCGGGGGAGGACCGCGCGATCGAGGACCTCGTGCGCGTCGCCGAGTCCGACGCCGATGCCGCGGGCCTCCGGGTCCGGACGGAGCATCCGTCGTTGGAGGTCGAGGTCGAGTTCGTGCGCGACGAGCCGGGCGAGGCGTTGCGGGACCGGACGGGCGATGACGCCGTCGTCGTCGTCGGTGCGGAGAACGGGCGCACGGACGAGTACTGGCACAGCTCGAGGCTCGGCGCGAGGCTCTGCGGCATGGCCGATGGGCCGGTGGCGGTGATCCCCACGGATGACCCGGGGTCGAGGTCTGGGGTTCTCGTTGCCGTCGATCACGGGCTCGCGGCTCAGGGGCTCTGCCGATTCGCCGCAGCCTTCGCGGCATCCGCCGGCGAGTCCCTGCACGCCATGCACATCGGTTCGCGCTCGCACACGGTCGGCGTCGATGTGGAGGAGCTCGAGGACGCGCTCGGTCCGGCCCGGCGCGAGTTCCCCGATCTCGAGATCGTGACGCACGTCGAGTCGGGCCCGACGGCGACGACGCTGCTGCGACGCGCGGAGGATCACGACACGGTCGTGGTCGGTTCGCGCGGGCTCGGCGCCGTCGGGAGGATGTTCCTCGGATCCGTGAGCCATGCGATGGTCACGAACGCCCGCTGCCCGACGATCGTCGTGCCGCCGGCGCGCCGTTGA
- a CDS encoding bifunctional 3'-5' exonuclease/DNA polymerase, with translation MRPMLRHPADTRAAGARPVSDTDAVIGSGSESAAGVTGGHDNGAVHVVVGAGAQGRIVLVDPDDPARPLAEVSLDGFAEAVRALEARDHPRWVWTETRRWYPRLLDAGVRVERCHDVRLCGAILDRSTVTESARAGGRHPRPAWLPPGPAEAGGAAAETTTPSPVAHSALFDLDDFGDDRATDPEGTAPPGSEVLAPSTDAAARTSGASVAVDAVVAELARQLALVAESADPGRLRLLLAAESAGALIGAELHAAGLPWDRAVHEAVLESELGPRPSPGWKPARMEALATQAREELGAASVNLDSQADLLRALRAAGIPVESTARWELREHDHPVIEPLIAYKKLSRLLSANGWTWLDEWIVDGRFRPEYVPGGTATGRWATSGGGALQLPKNVRSAVVADPGWTLVVADAAQLEPRVLAAIARDEAMAEAARGRDIYRGLVDGGVVGTRDEAKVAILGAMYGATTGDSGRLVPRLARAFPRAMALVDRAAADGERGLPVTTLLGRSSPLPSAEWRAVQARASEPDATATDERRARSRARDWGRFTRNFVVQGSAAEWSLCWMAALRGRLAEIGSTVTDAAPAASESGPVFGRAPHLVYFLHDELIVHAPRETADAVAVAVEETAAAAGRLLFGDFPVDFPLDLAIVESYASAG, from the coding sequence ATGCGACCCATGCTGCGGCATCCCGCCGACACTCGCGCAGCCGGGGCGCGGCCGGTCTCCGACACCGATGCCGTGATCGGATCAGGGTCGGAGTCCGCCGCCGGTGTCACCGGCGGCCACGACAATGGAGCCGTGCACGTGGTGGTCGGCGCAGGAGCGCAGGGTCGGATCGTCCTCGTCGACCCCGACGACCCGGCCCGACCCCTCGCCGAGGTCTCGCTCGACGGGTTCGCCGAGGCCGTGCGCGCGCTGGAGGCGCGCGATCACCCCCGCTGGGTGTGGACCGAGACGCGACGCTGGTATCCGCGCCTCCTCGACGCGGGCGTCCGGGTCGAGCGGTGCCACGACGTGCGGCTCTGCGGCGCGATCCTCGACCGCTCGACCGTCACCGAGTCGGCGCGCGCCGGCGGGCGGCACCCGCGCCCCGCGTGGCTGCCGCCCGGACCGGCGGAGGCCGGCGGCGCGGCTGCCGAGACCACGACCCCGTCGCCGGTCGCGCACAGCGCGCTCTTCGACCTCGACGACTTCGGCGACGACCGGGCGACCGACCCCGAGGGCACCGCGCCGCCGGGCTCCGAGGTCCTCGCACCATCGACGGATGCCGCGGCTCGCACCTCCGGGGCATCCGTCGCCGTCGACGCGGTCGTGGCCGAGCTCGCCCGCCAGCTCGCCCTCGTCGCCGAGAGCGCCGACCCCGGCCGGCTGCGGCTCCTGCTCGCCGCGGAATCCGCGGGCGCGCTCATCGGCGCCGAGCTGCACGCCGCGGGCCTCCCGTGGGACCGCGCCGTGCACGAGGCCGTCCTGGAGTCGGAGCTCGGTCCCCGCCCGTCGCCGGGATGGAAGCCGGCGCGCATGGAGGCGCTCGCGACGCAGGCGCGCGAGGAGCTCGGCGCGGCATCCGTGAACCTCGACTCGCAGGCCGACCTGCTGCGGGCGCTGCGCGCCGCGGGCATCCCGGTCGAGTCCACCGCCAGATGGGAGCTGCGAGAGCACGACCACCCCGTGATCGAGCCGCTCATCGCCTACAAGAAGCTCTCGCGGCTCCTCAGCGCCAACGGCTGGACCTGGCTCGACGAGTGGATCGTTGACGGACGCTTCCGGCCCGAGTACGTGCCGGGCGGCACGGCGACGGGTCGATGGGCGACCTCGGGCGGGGGAGCGCTGCAGCTGCCCAAGAACGTCCGCAGCGCCGTCGTCGCGGATCCGGGATGGACCCTCGTCGTGGCCGACGCCGCGCAGCTCGAGCCGCGCGTGCTCGCCGCGATCGCCCGCGACGAGGCCATGGCCGAGGCGGCACGCGGCCGCGACATCTACCGCGGACTCGTCGACGGCGGCGTCGTGGGCACGCGCGACGAGGCGAAGGTCGCGATCCTCGGCGCGATGTACGGAGCGACCACGGGCGACAGCGGACGCCTCGTCCCGCGACTGGCCCGGGCGTTCCCGCGGGCCATGGCGCTCGTCGACCGGGCGGCGGCCGACGGCGAGCGCGGGCTTCCGGTCACGACGCTCCTCGGCCGTTCCTCACCGCTCCCGTCGGCGGAGTGGCGTGCGGTGCAGGCCCGCGCGAGCGAGCCCGACGCGACGGCGACCGACGAGCGGCGCGCACGGTCGCGCGCCCGTGACTGGGGCCGGTTCACCCGCAACTTCGTCGTCCAGGGCAGCGCGGCCGAGTGGTCGCTGTGCTGGATGGCCGCGCTGCGCGGCCGGCTCGCCGAGATCGGGTCGACGGTGACGGATGCCGCGCCGGCCGCGTCCGAGTCGGGACCGGTGTTCGGCCGGGCCCCCCACCTCGTGTACTTCCTGCACGACGAGCTCATCGTGCACGCCCCGCGCGAGACCGCCGACGCGGTCGCGGTCGCCGTCGAGGAGACCGCCGCGGCCGCGGGGCGGCTGCTGTTCGGCGACTTCCCGGTCGACTTCCCGCTCGATCTCGCGATCGTCGAGAGCTACGCGTCGGCCGGCTGA
- a CDS encoding ATP-binding protein has protein sequence MLLDALPQAKVLVTSRTRLRLRSEQVFDVDPLGVPAEPEGTALREILSAPAVRLFRDRAKAADPTFEVTDDNAREVAGICRALDGVPLAIELAAIRVRALTPAAMLERLDRALPLLGTGARDVPERQRTIRATVEWSVDLLGAEAQALFTRIGVFTGAFSLDAAEAVASGAPWAPDLLEAVLELVDGSLLRRHDHAGVPFYSMLVPVREVATDRFEHETDVEAVRRAHADHYVRLAVEIEPRLRGATQVAALDRLETERDNIRSGYRHLIAIGAAEAVVDAVWRVLLYWWIRNQLPEAKAWMEDVLAAGARLTDRTRAIALAISGWVSLLQPGAGIDPAAIEESADLFHAAGDAFGEACALTVLSTMRTWGSPPDLDLAESLQRRAIGLVPAELDPTFNAFFRASLGTIELYRGHPDAALAAAEEVVADAGRIGDRFVEAVALTNCGWSRLALGEGRPDLFVRALELSLELGFEDGTGYELEGLAACAAMSGDLDRSGMLLGAAEASRTRTGMGDRRASLTQAPFVRQVLASEGAARFEAARDAGRALPRSEALALAMEARPDG, from the coding sequence ATGCTGCTCGACGCGCTGCCACAGGCGAAGGTGCTGGTGACGAGCCGAACGCGACTGCGGCTGCGGAGCGAGCAGGTCTTCGACGTGGATCCGCTGGGGGTTCCCGCAGAACCGGAGGGCACGGCCCTCCGCGAGATCCTCTCCGCCCCAGCGGTCCGTCTCTTCCGCGACCGGGCCAAGGCGGCGGACCCGACCTTCGAGGTCACCGATGACAACGCCCGCGAGGTGGCCGGCATCTGCCGGGCGCTCGATGGCGTGCCGCTCGCCATCGAGCTTGCGGCGATCCGCGTTCGGGCGCTGACACCGGCGGCGATGCTGGAACGGCTCGATCGCGCGCTGCCGCTGCTCGGGACCGGCGCGCGCGATGTGCCCGAGCGCCAGCGTACGATCCGCGCGACGGTGGAGTGGAGCGTCGACCTGCTGGGTGCCGAGGCCCAGGCGCTGTTCACGCGGATCGGCGTGTTCACGGGCGCATTCAGTCTCGACGCCGCTGAGGCGGTCGCCTCAGGTGCGCCCTGGGCGCCCGACCTGCTCGAGGCGGTCCTCGAGCTCGTCGACGGCAGCCTCCTGCGACGGCACGACCATGCCGGCGTGCCGTTCTACTCCATGCTCGTGCCGGTACGGGAGGTGGCGACCGACCGATTCGAGCACGAGACCGATGTCGAAGCGGTGCGTCGGGCCCATGCCGATCACTACGTCCGTCTTGCGGTCGAGATCGAACCCCGACTGCGGGGCGCCACGCAGGTGGCGGCACTGGACCGGTTGGAGACGGAGCGGGACAACATCCGATCGGGATATCGCCACCTCATCGCCATCGGCGCGGCCGAGGCCGTGGTCGACGCCGTGTGGCGGGTGCTGCTGTACTGGTGGATCCGCAACCAGCTTCCCGAGGCGAAGGCATGGATGGAGGACGTGCTCGCCGCCGGGGCGAGGCTCACCGATCGCACCCGGGCGATCGCACTCGCGATCTCGGGTTGGGTCTCGCTGCTGCAGCCCGGGGCCGGGATCGATCCGGCGGCGATCGAGGAGAGCGCGGACCTCTTCCATGCGGCCGGCGACGCCTTCGGAGAGGCGTGCGCGCTGACCGTGCTGAGCACCATGCGGACGTGGGGCTCCCCGCCCGACCTCGATCTCGCGGAGTCGCTGCAGCGCCGCGCCATCGGGCTCGTGCCCGCCGAGCTGGACCCCACGTTCAACGCCTTCTTCCGAGCGAGCCTCGGCACGATCGAGCTCTATCGGGGACATCCTGATGCGGCGCTCGCGGCGGCCGAGGAGGTGGTCGCCGATGCGGGCCGCATCGGTGACCGGTTCGTGGAGGCGGTCGCCCTCACGAATTGCGGCTGGTCGCGACTGGCCCTCGGTGAGGGGCGACCCGACCTGTTCGTGCGGGCGCTGGAACTGTCGTTGGAGCTGGGCTTCGAGGACGGGACCGGCTACGAGCTGGAGGGGCTGGCGGCGTGCGCGGCCATGTCCGGCGACCTCGACCGCAGCGGCATGCTCCTCGGTGCCGCGGAGGCATCACGCACACGCACCGGGATGGGCGACCGCCGGGCGAGCCTCACGCAGGCGCCCTTCGTGCGGCAGGTGCTCGCGTCGGAAGGGGCGGCCCGGTTCGAAGCTGCGAGGGACGCCGGTCGAGCTCTTCCGCGCAGCGAGGCGCTTGCACTCGCGATGGAGGCACGGCCCGACGGATGA
- a CDS encoding MmcQ/YjbR family DNA-binding protein — protein sequence MATLDDVRRTATGLPGSEERATTGGAAWFVRGRLYAWECHPWPSIPEDMRAIIAGELVVGVKVADRIDALALVEMAPDVFLRTTTRWGEPKVAFRMAGIDDDHLAELVTEAWRIQAPKYLRREFDAADR from the coding sequence GTGGCCACCCTCGACGACGTCCGCCGCACCGCCACGGGGCTGCCCGGCAGCGAGGAGCGCGCGACCACCGGCGGTGCCGCGTGGTTCGTGCGCGGCAGGCTCTACGCGTGGGAGTGCCACCCGTGGCCGAGCATCCCCGAAGACATGCGGGCGATCATCGCGGGCGAGCTCGTCGTCGGGGTCAAGGTCGCCGATCGCATCGACGCGCTGGCCCTCGTCGAGATGGCGCCCGACGTGTTCCTGCGCACGACCACGAGGTGGGGTGAGCCGAAGGTCGCCTTCCGCATGGCCGGCATCGACGACGACCATCTCGCCGAGCTCGTGACCGAGGCGTGGCGCATCCAGGCACCGAAGTACCTGCGGCGGGAGTTCGACGCCGCCGACCGCTGA
- a CDS encoding flotillin family protein, translating to MLDPFLVQVISIVAIAIALIALLVFIGRRIRRVPPNEALVIVGRGAGRPAPGEAPVGQRVVIGGRTFVWPILQQGFAISLEQRQIGITVEGVDKNRIKIAIKASINFKVSGTEEGVRRAAQRFLSQQELLTEIIKESLEGSLRSIVGDMTIEQIISDRKSLSDRVVAETKADLVEQGLQVDLLNISDISTPGSDYLANLGRAEAARARQVAEVSEAEAARASEFARIEAAEQIAERQKALSLKQAGIKAETDRANAEAEASGLLAKAEQDKLVATQEREALAEQALVTQEKLDIDVRKPAEAEAYAEVQRANAQRDAANAATEADAYKRTKIAEANKVAAVQDAEASATAVRVSGEAERDRQVALAAGIRAEGEARAAAIQAEGIADAAATDAKAIALKKYGEAALAQEIISRLPEIVRAAAEPIGNIDTLTVVSTDGASAITKTVGQVLGEGTEVVKSLTGLDVGAILAGLAGGQLVKAETPRD from the coding sequence GTGCTCGATCCCTTCCTCGTGCAGGTGATCTCGATCGTCGCGATCGCGATCGCACTCATCGCCCTGCTCGTCTTCATCGGCCGCCGCATCCGGCGCGTGCCGCCGAACGAGGCCCTCGTCATCGTCGGCCGCGGCGCCGGACGCCCGGCTCCCGGAGAGGCTCCCGTCGGCCAGCGGGTCGTCATCGGCGGCCGCACCTTCGTGTGGCCGATCCTCCAGCAGGGCTTCGCGATCTCGCTCGAGCAGCGCCAGATCGGCATCACGGTCGAGGGCGTCGACAAGAACCGCATCAAGATCGCCATCAAGGCGTCGATCAACTTCAAGGTGAGCGGCACCGAGGAGGGCGTGCGGCGAGCCGCGCAGCGCTTCCTGTCGCAGCAGGAGCTGCTCACCGAGATCATCAAGGAGTCGCTCGAGGGCTCGCTGCGCTCGATCGTGGGCGACATGACGATCGAGCAGATCATCTCCGACCGCAAGAGCCTCTCCGACCGCGTCGTCGCCGAGACGAAGGCCGACCTCGTCGAGCAGGGCCTCCAGGTCGACCTCCTCAACATCTCCGACATCTCGACGCCCGGCAGCGACTACCTCGCCAACCTCGGCCGCGCCGAGGCCGCGCGCGCCCGCCAGGTCGCCGAGGTCAGCGAGGCCGAGGCGGCGCGGGCGAGCGAGTTCGCCCGCATCGAGGCCGCAGAGCAGATCGCCGAGCGTCAGAAGGCGCTGAGCCTCAAGCAGGCCGGCATCAAGGCCGAGACCGACCGCGCGAACGCCGAAGCCGAGGCATCCGGCCTGCTCGCGAAGGCCGAGCAGGACAAGCTCGTCGCCACGCAGGAGCGCGAGGCCCTCGCCGAGCAGGCGCTCGTGACGCAGGAGAAGCTCGACATCGACGTGCGCAAGCCCGCCGAGGCGGAGGCCTACGCCGAGGTGCAGCGCGCGAACGCGCAGCGCGACGCGGCCAACGCCGCCACCGAGGCCGACGCCTACAAGCGCACGAAGATCGCCGAGGCGAACAAGGTCGCCGCCGTGCAGGACGCCGAGGCGTCGGCGACGGCCGTGCGCGTCTCCGGCGAGGCCGAGCGCGACCGTCAGGTGGCGCTCGCGGCCGGTATCCGGGCCGAGGGCGAGGCACGCGCCGCCGCCATCCAGGCCGAGGGCATCGCGGATGCCGCGGCGACCGACGCGAAGGCCATCGCCCTGAAGAAGTACGGCGAGGCGGCCCTCGCGCAGGAGATCATCTCCCGCCTGCCCGAGATCGTGCGCGCGGCCGCGGAGCCGATCGGCAACATCGACACGCTCACGGTCGTCTCGACCGACGGTGCGAGCGCGATCACGAAGACCGTCGGCCAGGTGCTCGGCGAGGGCACCGAGGTCGTCAAGTCGCTGACCGGGCTCGACGTCGGAGCGATCCTCGCCGGCCTCGCGGGCGGCCAGCTCGTGAAGGCCGAGACGCCGCGCGACTGA